The Lampris incognitus isolate fLamInc1 chromosome 4, fLamInc1.hap2, whole genome shotgun sequence genome segment ccctccatcctccCGCCTGCGGCTTCAATAAAAGGAAGGAAAGGCGCAACTTTGACAGTTGTCAGGTTGCAAAGCAGGAGGGAACAACTCGTCTATctgaaaccaaacaaaaaaaatcgcATCTCCCTCCATCAGTTcaaacgacagagagagagagggagagagagagagagagagagagagagagagagagagagagaggagagagagagagacctggccCTGTCCGTCCACCAGCCAGCGCGGCTTTCAAACAAGCTGGATTCCCGCAGCTCCTCACCATGCGCGGCGGGTTTTAGGTTCTCCATGGAGCACGTCAACCTGTACGAGGTCCCCCCTCGGCCCCTGATGAGCAGCCAGCAGAGCGCCTCCTGCTACAAGGAGCCCGACCTCGGCGACATCTGCGACAACGAGAACTCCATCGACATCAGCGCCTACATCGACCCCGCGGCTTTCAACGACGAGTTCCTGGCCGACTTGTTCCACAACAGCTCCAAGCAGGACAAGCTCAAGCTGATGAACGGCGAGTACGACTTCTCCCACGGCGGCCCGGGGCCCCAGCAGCATTACATGGCCAACGGCTACATGGACTCTTCCAAGCTGGAGCCCATCTACGACAACCCGGCCGTCAGGATCAGACCGGTGGCCATCAAGCAAGAGCCGAGAGACGACGAGGACATGAACCCGTCCCTGCCCCCGTCCTACCACCACGCACACCAGCACCACCCGCACCCGCACCCGCAGCATCTGCCGCACCTCCAGTACCAGATCGCGCACTGCGCGCAGACCACCATGCACCTCCAGCCGGGCCACCCCACGCCCCCGCCCACCCCGGTGCCGAGCCCGCACCACCCGCAGCACAGCGGCCTGTCCGGGGGCCACATGAAGATGATGGACCGCGCGAAAGCCAAGAAGCACGTCGACAAGAACAGCCCCGAGTACCGGCTGCGGAGGGAGCGGAACAACGTGGCGGTGAGGAAGAGTAGGGACAAAGCCAAAATGCGCAACGTGGAGACGCAGCAGAAGGTCATTGAGCTGGCGGCGGACAACGAGCGACTGCGGAAGAGAGTGGAGCACCTGAGCCGCGAGCTGGACACGTTACGGGGCATCTTCCGGCAACTGCCCGACGGGTCCTTCAAGCCGATGGGCAGCTGCCCCTGAAGCCGGAGTACTGACTTTGTTGACAGACTTTCTTTGTACAGCGGtctcttgtcggatgtacacaACTCAGCGCCGTCGGTCAGATTCTGCACCGGTTTGTTCATTTTTTTGAGGAGAGGTCAGGCAGCTGAGGTCTATAAACACGTGCCTTTCGATGCAAAACTATAagctgattccccccccccctccaacccctccacccacccccccccgacGTCTACAAGAGTGGGCTGGCGGCTGTTTCgtgcctttgttttttttttttttgtataaaggTTGTGTGCTAGCCACGCACATCACATATCGGTGCAGCTAAGGTAGGGCCTGATGATTGGAGCCGCCATCATTAGCCTGTCGtgcatgttttatgttttttatgtAAAGTTGCCATCTCATTATCCTCTCCTGGTAAACTAGAACTCGTGCATACATGCAAAGTGCACACTGCTTGCATGTAAGCtatgctcatatatatatatatatatatatatatatatatatatatatataaatatttttgCAAAATCGAAATGCATAAATAGCCCAACTTGTCATTCTCTCTGTTCAGACATAAAGCCCATTTACAAGGTACAAAGTATTGCCATGCATGTCTGCAGATCTGGGTATTTGATGATTAGCCACGTGTGAGAAAACAAAAGCCAAAGTAAAGGACTGGAGTTGATGGTGTGCTAGCTGCTCCTCCACAAGcagcagttttgtgttttgttttttgttttttttgtatgcaCTATACGTCGTCAAAAATACGACCAAAATGAAGCACatggtgtgtgttttttttttgtttgtgtgtgtgtgtgtgtgtgtgtgcgtgcgtgtgtgtgtgtgcaacatgaCCGGATGGGTACTGATCTGCAACGCCTCTCGTGATCTCTGCAGCGTGTAGCTAGCCTACGCTGGATGCGGAGTGGATGAAAATGTGAAAAGGGTTTTCTATGCAACGTGTCTTGCCATTCTGTGATGATTTTTTTATGACTagatctctctccccccccctgccGTGGACCGCGGGATGCAGTGCCTTCTTTTTTTTCAGAGCCTCAGAAGTGAActttaaccccccctcccccctccccccccccggctgGCTGGTCTCCCTTCTATCTATCCTATGAGAAATATTTGAAATTTTAACTTTACAGCGAGGAAAGAgaagcaccttttttttttttttttacaaacttcAATGCTAAAGAAATGTTTCACAacgaccttttttttttcaattataaaataaaagtgtatatataaatatataacgaTCCTGAATTACTCTAATTAAAGCCTGTTTTATCTGACTCGTGCTCGCTTGGTGTGTTGTTTCTTCTTTTCGGCTTCTCGACTCTTTTTAACAGTTTCACTGGCGCTAGGGCGCGCGCGGGGTTACTGATGCTGGCCCGGAAGTGCGACGCCAGGTAACGGGTCCCGTAGTCCCCCGTCACACCCACGCGTTCCTCGCTTGGCCGGTAGGCGGCGCCTGCCAATAAAACTCGCCCGGACACAGAGCGGGTTATCTGTTTATCGCCGTGATTTATCAGCCGGCGGAAGTGACGTCACACGCGCCTCTGGACAGCGAAGCGTCTTACAGATCGGATGTGCTCGGGCAGGATGTCTCCCGTTTAATAATTAGGAGAGAATACATTAATGTCGACAATTTGCAACACAACTTGCCAACAGCTGTTTTTCTTcgtattgtgtatatatatatatatatatatatatatatatatatatatatacacacctttaAAAAGGCTTACATACACAACTAGAGAATGTCTCACTacttctatccatctatccacctagtgtctacctacctacctacctacctacctacctacctacctacctacctatctatctatctatctatctatctatctatctatctatctacctacctatctatctatctatctatctatttatctacatTATACACACACGTTGTGATATGACCTGTTAAAAGGTCATCTCTGTGGTACAGGACAGGTGGATGATAGATGAGTAACAGTATAGCTTAGTGTTTTCTCAGCTCACGTCTGGTGTCTGTATTTATTCAACTAAACCCGCTACAACTTTATTCCTCCTCCAACCTGTGAGAGACTCCATGAGCCACCTGAGTAAAGATGCAACACAGAACTCCATCTCCACTGTGCTGTggatgtggtggtgtgagcagcatCACACGGCTCTCTGGAATTAGACGCTAACAGAAGACGCTAATGCGGAAGGTCACAGACTGGGcccagacccagacccagaccGGGGTCCAGGCCCAGAC includes the following:
- the cebpa gene encoding CCAAT/enhancer-binding protein alpha, with translation MEHVNLYEVPPRPLMSSQQSASCYKEPDLGDICDNENSIDISAYIDPAAFNDEFLADLFHNSSKQDKLKLMNGEYDFSHGGPGPQQHYMANGYMDSSKLEPIYDNPAVRIRPVAIKQEPRDDEDMNPSLPPSYHHAHQHHPHPHPQHLPHLQYQIAHCAQTTMHLQPGHPTPPPTPVPSPHHPQHSGLSGGHMKMMDRAKAKKHVDKNSPEYRLRRERNNVAVRKSRDKAKMRNVETQQKVIELAADNERLRKRVEHLSRELDTLRGIFRQLPDGSFKPMGSCP